Proteins encoded within one genomic window of Candidatus Binatia bacterium:
- a CDS encoding glycosyltransferase family 39 protein, which translates to MKSRLLLLLLLTLSGGWLRYQNLDFGLPGLYRPDEEYLVSRAISFEEDLNPNFAVYPALQMYVQAAALQTRSWWNKDTRPLSEKFAAEGIHTAHLSGREVAAGFGTLTIPAIYWAASATYGPVAALASAASMTVATIHVRESKYATTDAAATFWLTLAIGAMLRVLSDGRLRYSLLAGALTGLAIATKYPSGALLAGLAFAHVGARWREGRSLWRTFRDIRPWLTLYTACVVTFLGTPYTFIDWQETVQGFEYQSGFVARGVGNPYSSWGWEWFLTRVLPDSFGPELALVLVLATLWVFLRPRLGTWSLLIFLATALVGITQSRYTFYRYIMIPLPVFLIFFGILMADLRRALMIMMPRPLAALATGLLVVVLLVPCLIRDYKLNRLLSRRDSREVALQWIGENIAPREIIAATDHGTPYGKPQARGRPRFVALASPEELRRKGVRWILSDSDILPFYSKGPTPAQRRWLETEAIMRFEVDPRKPNTPPPLFDEADAFYVPLRHGSSIKRPGPRIRIWELLPE; encoded by the coding sequence ATGAAATCTCGGCTGCTCCTGCTGCTCCTGCTCACTCTGTCTGGTGGATGGTTACGTTACCAGAATCTGGATTTCGGCTTGCCGGGACTCTATCGACCCGACGAGGAATATCTCGTCTCTCGAGCCATCTCTTTCGAAGAAGACCTCAATCCTAATTTCGCCGTTTATCCTGCATTGCAGATGTATGTGCAGGCAGCAGCGCTCCAGACGCGCTCGTGGTGGAACAAAGACACGCGTCCACTATCCGAAAAATTTGCCGCGGAGGGCATCCATACCGCACATCTCTCCGGACGAGAGGTCGCTGCCGGCTTCGGCACACTCACCATCCCGGCGATCTACTGGGCAGCCTCAGCCACCTATGGGCCTGTCGCTGCTCTTGCGAGTGCCGCGAGCATGACCGTTGCCACCATTCATGTTCGCGAGTCGAAATATGCAACGACTGACGCCGCCGCGACCTTCTGGCTGACGTTGGCCATCGGAGCCATGCTGCGCGTTCTTTCCGATGGTCGCCTGCGTTACTCCCTGCTGGCCGGTGCCCTCACCGGACTTGCCATCGCGACGAAATATCCAAGCGGCGCCCTGCTGGCCGGCCTCGCATTTGCGCACGTCGGCGCGCGATGGAGAGAGGGACGCTCCCTATGGCGAACGTTTCGAGATATCCGACCGTGGCTGACTCTGTATACCGCGTGCGTGGTGACGTTTCTCGGCACTCCCTACACATTTATCGACTGGCAGGAGACGGTTCAGGGATTTGAATATCAAAGTGGTTTTGTCGCCCGGGGAGTCGGCAATCCCTACAGCAGTTGGGGCTGGGAGTGGTTCCTCACTCGGGTACTTCCGGACAGCTTTGGGCCGGAGCTGGCACTCGTTCTGGTCCTGGCGACATTATGGGTTTTTTTGCGCCCACGACTTGGGACATGGTCCCTGCTGATCTTCCTCGCCACGGCACTCGTGGGTATCACTCAAAGTCGCTACACTTTTTATCGCTATATCATGATCCCGCTTCCGGTCTTTCTGATCTTTTTCGGGATTCTGATGGCCGATCTCCGACGAGCGCTGATGATAATGATGCCTCGGCCTCTGGCGGCACTCGCAACCGGACTACTTGTGGTCGTTCTCCTCGTCCCGTGCCTGATTCGAGACTATAAACTCAATCGACTCCTGAGCCGCCGAGACTCGCGCGAAGTTGCCCTGCAATGGATCGGAGAAAATATCGCGCCTCGAGAAATAATTGCGGCAACGGATCACGGCACACCCTACGGTAAGCCGCAGGCAAGAGGGCGACCCCGCTTCGTCGCGCTGGCCTCGCCCGAAGAACTGCGCCGAAAGGGGGTCCGTTGGATCCTCTCGGACTCCGATATTCTGCCCTTCTACTCAAAGGGGCCCACCCCAGCTCAACGGCGATGGCTCGAGACGGAAGCAATTATGCGGTTTGAGGTCGACCCCCGAAAGCCGAACACACCGCCTCCCTTGTTCGATGAGGCGGATGCCTTTTACGTGCCGCTCCGGCACGGGTCGAGCATCAAGCGACCGGGGCCACGGATTCGCATCTGGGAACTCCTGCCGGAATAA
- a CDS encoding phospholipid carrier-dependent glycosyltransferase gives MPVEGVESDTSVFGRVFPMVGLNPIAGTSLLQPRFWALLTSLLVVLLLGAPSPAAAQNLLRNGNFSQGTAEKPASWVSDLWARNVGTEFRWEAPEQGLGIVVIESRKPNDARWTQSARVKARTWYHLSGWVRGKNVSAAGLGANLSIMRGFDNAGGLHGEDTGWRNVSMYFRTNPGEELVTVACRLGGYGQESSGEVQCTGIDLSEVGGPPAHAAFIYGDRNPEQEASGIPAGMAILLLLAFAVVKFGWPTADTPKPELGILAVILVLILVAKVLIAPLYSYRVDLGTYAAWASRLAQLGPANFYASGYFADYPPGYMYALWAVGGAVKALGIAWSSATAIILLKLPALLADFAIAWLTYIRLRPGGKSLAWGAALAFALNPALILNSAVWGQTDSILSLLLLLAFLAQGKRQFELSFALLVLAILTKPQALLVAPLFIFWPWGWWRSGRAVTTALIALATTFLIADPFRSGRPWSWLIELYSGTAGNYAETSVNAMNLAAVLFGMRGQDAVLHGGLPAQAWGFIIGLGIGLGFLVAYLRARDRVSYTQLLAAATLVAFVCLTRMHERYLYPFFVFAGLLGVSGRNGILYWLLSGLFLTNELVVYLEQAQATAGPVWLWQSVGVLTTLGMLAWLALATKTGKGTFEPPGAAVLKIDDQQWADSHHEEQVPLPTPPPDPDRQKRPAWSLSEVAALSLLMMAGACLRFWNLGEPAEIVFDETYFVEQARQYLSGVDFMDPHPPFAKWVIASGIAIFGDEPFGWRVMNAFVGTTLIGLMYLLGRELFRQRFAAFVAAFCVTFDGLLLVDSRIAVIDIHYITWAVGAYILTLRLVADHDFRNIRRLLTIGAVLGISVGAKLYIPFFSFLLVLATISWLGWQEARRRRIQPVRFLLLPINIVGWTAFAFYTLTFAGDYFWGWWHSPVDLVRYIFIDVPGYQAAVADATHPYSSQWYTWPLQLKPIWYFWRDASQEQGTVVGIWGLGNPILWWASVPALLLALFHTFKYRSFVSGFIVAGWLLHILPWVGIGRTLFLYHYLPSLLFGFLALAWMIDRLARGVGGPAERSFTGLILIATLLPFAGEAAGRWGWWCLIGLLAGYQAIILSRRANPVRLGQVVAVGFLLAAIGVTVYLLPIWLGTPITKSAWEARMWISKVGTMGWL, from the coding sequence ATGCCCGTTGAAGGCGTCGAGTCTGACACATCGGTATTCGGCCGCGTTTTTCCCATGGTAGGCCTGAATCCTATCGCTGGCACATCCTTACTTCAACCGCGATTCTGGGCGCTGCTCACATCCCTTCTGGTCGTCCTCCTGCTCGGCGCTCCATCGCCGGCCGCAGCCCAGAACCTCCTTCGGAACGGAAACTTCAGTCAAGGTACGGCCGAGAAACCCGCCAGCTGGGTCTCGGACCTTTGGGCCAGAAACGTCGGAACCGAGTTCCGCTGGGAAGCCCCCGAGCAGGGACTTGGCATCGTCGTCATTGAAAGCCGGAAACCAAATGATGCCCGGTGGACACAAAGCGCTCGGGTGAAAGCGCGGACCTGGTATCACCTCTCCGGCTGGGTTCGCGGAAAAAATGTATCCGCTGCTGGTCTGGGGGCCAACCTGTCCATTATGCGTGGCTTTGATAACGCTGGCGGCTTGCATGGAGAAGATACCGGCTGGCGCAACGTCTCCATGTATTTTCGGACCAACCCCGGCGAAGAACTCGTCACCGTTGCCTGCCGGCTTGGCGGCTACGGACAGGAGTCCAGCGGCGAGGTGCAATGCACGGGAATTGACCTCTCCGAGGTCGGTGGTCCGCCGGCACATGCTGCATTTATCTACGGCGACCGCAATCCTGAACAGGAAGCGTCGGGGATTCCCGCCGGCATGGCGATCTTGCTGCTTCTCGCATTCGCGGTGGTGAAATTCGGATGGCCGACTGCCGATACCCCAAAACCCGAACTCGGGATCCTTGCCGTCATTCTGGTTTTGATTCTGGTTGCGAAGGTCCTGATCGCCCCCCTTTATTCCTACAGGGTCGACTTGGGAACTTATGCGGCATGGGCTTCGCGGCTGGCCCAACTCGGACCGGCGAACTTCTACGCCTCAGGATATTTTGCCGACTACCCGCCCGGCTATATGTACGCGCTCTGGGCGGTCGGCGGGGCGGTCAAAGCACTCGGGATCGCATGGAGCAGCGCGACTGCCATCATCCTTCTGAAACTCCCTGCCCTGCTCGCAGACTTCGCGATCGCCTGGCTGACATATATTCGCCTGCGGCCTGGAGGCAAAAGTCTCGCATGGGGTGCCGCGTTGGCATTCGCCCTGAACCCGGCCCTGATCTTGAACTCGGCTGTCTGGGGGCAGACCGACTCCATCTTGTCCCTGCTGCTGCTGCTCGCGTTCCTCGCGCAGGGAAAACGACAATTCGAACTCTCCTTCGCATTGCTTGTTCTTGCGATCCTGACCAAGCCGCAAGCGCTCCTGGTCGCGCCGCTGTTTATTTTCTGGCCGTGGGGTTGGTGGCGCAGCGGTCGTGCCGTCACAACGGCTCTGATCGCACTGGCGACGACCTTCTTGATTGCCGATCCATTTCGCTCCGGCAGACCCTGGTCGTGGCTGATCGAACTGTATAGCGGTACCGCCGGAAATTATGCCGAGACCTCGGTCAACGCCATGAATCTGGCGGCGGTCCTGTTCGGCATGCGCGGCCAGGATGCCGTTCTCCATGGCGGCCTGCCCGCACAGGCCTGGGGCTTCATCATCGGCCTCGGCATTGGCCTGGGGTTTCTGGTCGCTTACCTTCGCGCGCGCGACCGGGTCTCTTATACCCAGTTACTGGCCGCGGCGACTTTGGTGGCATTCGTCTGCCTCACGCGAATGCACGAGCGCTACCTCTATCCCTTCTTCGTATTTGCCGGCCTTCTTGGCGTCAGTGGTCGCAACGGGATTCTCTACTGGCTTCTCTCGGGGCTCTTTCTCACCAATGAGTTGGTGGTCTACCTCGAGCAAGCTCAGGCTACAGCCGGACCCGTCTGGCTTTGGCAATCCGTCGGCGTTTTGACCACCCTCGGGATGCTCGCCTGGCTGGCTCTGGCGACGAAAACCGGAAAAGGCACCTTCGAACCGCCGGGTGCAGCGGTGCTGAAAATTGACGATCAGCAATGGGCGGATTCTCACCATGAGGAACAGGTTCCTCTGCCAACACCGCCCCCCGACCCGGACCGGCAAAAGCGCCCCGCTTGGAGCCTCTCCGAAGTCGCCGCCCTGAGCCTTTTGATGATGGCCGGAGCCTGTTTACGCTTCTGGAATCTGGGCGAGCCCGCGGAAATCGTTTTTGATGAAACCTATTTCGTCGAGCAGGCCCGTCAATATTTGAGCGGCGTTGATTTCATGGACCCCCATCCGCCTTTTGCGAAATGGGTGATCGCTTCGGGAATCGCGATTTTTGGCGACGAACCTTTCGGGTGGCGGGTCATGAATGCCTTTGTCGGCACAACCTTGATCGGCCTTATGTATCTGCTCGGGCGCGAATTATTCCGGCAACGCTTCGCGGCGTTTGTGGCGGCCTTCTGTGTCACTTTCGATGGTCTGCTCCTTGTGGACTCGCGCATTGCCGTGATCGATATTCACTATATCACCTGGGCCGTCGGGGCTTATATCCTGACACTGCGTCTCGTAGCGGACCATGACTTCCGGAATATACGAAGACTGCTGACCATTGGCGCCGTGCTCGGAATCTCGGTGGGAGCAAAGCTCTATATACCGTTCTTCAGCTTCCTTCTTGTTCTGGCGACAATTAGTTGGCTGGGGTGGCAAGAGGCACGGCGTCGGCGAATCCAACCCGTTCGATTCCTCCTGCTACCGATCAATATCGTGGGATGGACCGCTTTCGCGTTCTACACCCTGACATTCGCAGGCGACTATTTCTGGGGTTGGTGGCATTCGCCGGTCGACCTCGTGCGCTATATCTTCATCGACGTCCCCGGCTATCAAGCCGCCGTGGCTGATGCGACTCACCCCTACAGCTCGCAATGGTATACGTGGCCACTCCAGCTGAAACCCATCTGGTATTTCTGGCGCGATGCCTCACAGGAACAGGGAACTGTCGTGGGCATCTGGGGGCTCGGGAATCCGATTCTTTGGTGGGCTTCGGTCCCCGCGCTGCTGCTCGCTCTTTTCCACACTTTCAAATACCGAAGTTTCGTCTCCGGATTCATCGTGGCCGGCTGGCTGCTCCATATCTTGCCCTGGGTCGGGATCGGACGAACCCTCTTCCTCTATCATTATCTTCCCAGCCTTCTGTTCGGCTTCCTCGCACTCGCGTGGATGATTGATCGTCTAGCGCGGGGCGTGGGTGGACCCGCTGAAAGAAGTTTTACGGGACTGATATTGATAGCCACGCTTCTACCTTTTGCCGGAGAAGCCGCGGGCAGGTGGGGGTGGTGGTGCTTGATCGGATTGCTTGCTGGCTATCAGGCAATTATTCTTTCCCGGCGGGCAAACCCTGTTCGACTCGGTCAGGTTGTCGCCGTCGGTTTTCTCCTGGCTGCGATTGGAGTTACTGTTTATCTTCTGCCTATCTGGCTTGGCACGCCAATCACCAAAAGCGCCTGGGAAGCACGCATGTGGATTTCAAAGGTCGGAACCATGGGGTGGTTATGA
- a CDS encoding peptidylprolyl isomerase, with amino-acid sequence MDFMNKLRFGKFLLLGIALVFAGCGGASPLSSPEGELGRPVVIEAGAVDLTFGAEQLARGMARVPVRSRAQMTTEGRNELFEALVLQELVFAEGVRAGLAQDPEIQDQLAGYLRQLVQNRVMADLALTVEVSPEEVADYYQEKRSKFATRKIRARHILLQDRATAEKVHQEALQDPAAFPALAKRYSMDKSSASNGGDLGFFGYGKMAPEFEEAAFALEEPLEISAIVEVPSGFHIIQATDFRPGRERLLTEVQAKIRALLLRRAIDARKAEFFQGLKDSYTASMDPEAMDRALGMVKVTKEKSSAH; translated from the coding sequence ATGGATTTTATGAATAAACTGCGGTTCGGCAAGTTTCTGTTGCTTGGAATAGCGCTGGTTTTCGCGGGCTGCGGGGGGGCCTCTCCCCTCAGTTCTCCAGAGGGTGAGTTGGGGCGGCCGGTGGTGATCGAGGCTGGTGCTGTGGATCTGACATTCGGAGCAGAGCAATTGGCTCGCGGAATGGCGCGGGTTCCGGTTCGTAGCCGAGCTCAGATGACAACGGAGGGCCGCAATGAGCTCTTCGAGGCTCTTGTCCTGCAGGAACTGGTGTTCGCGGAGGGAGTCCGGGCGGGGCTTGCTCAGGATCCCGAAATTCAGGATCAGCTGGCGGGCTATTTGCGACAATTAGTGCAGAATCGGGTGATGGCAGATCTTGCCCTGACGGTGGAAGTTTCGCCGGAGGAAGTTGCGGATTACTACCAGGAAAAACGCTCCAAGTTTGCGACCCGGAAGATTCGTGCACGGCATATCCTGCTGCAGGATCGGGCGACGGCAGAGAAGGTTCATCAGGAAGCGTTACAAGACCCTGCGGCGTTTCCCGCACTGGCAAAGCGCTATTCGATGGATAAATCCTCCGCTTCCAATGGCGGCGATTTGGGATTCTTTGGTTATGGCAAGATGGCACCGGAGTTTGAGGAAGCGGCTTTTGCGCTGGAGGAGCCCCTCGAAATATCCGCGATTGTCGAGGTTCCTTCAGGTTTTCATATTATTCAGGCCACTGATTTCCGGCCCGGGCGTGAGCGCCTTCTGACCGAGGTGCAGGCAAAGATCCGTGCATTGCTGTTGCGGCGAGCTATCGACGCACGGAAAGCTGAATTCTTTCAGGGACTGAAAGACTCGTATACCGCCTCGATGGACCCGGAGGCGATGGATCGGGCCCTTGGAATGGTGAAGGTCACCAAGGAGAAGTCCAGCGCGCATTGA
- a CDS encoding VanZ family protein → MATARTEGDAPGALLAEPSWLSRWVPVALWAGVIWTLSTGWFDGDGTGGFFLPILGALFPYLEPESLDHIHGLMRKFAHLAEFAILAGLVARALARPERSSAALGWQTIAICVLWAGLDEYHQSFVPTRVGAAQDVLLDTTGAGFGYLLYRWRRVSSGRRSRA, encoded by the coding sequence GTGGCAACCGCTCGAACTGAGGGCGACGCGCCCGGGGCGCTTCTTGCCGAACCCTCCTGGTTGAGTCGGTGGGTGCCAGTTGCCCTATGGGCTGGCGTCATATGGACGCTCTCGACGGGCTGGTTTGATGGCGACGGTACGGGAGGATTTTTCCTGCCGATTCTGGGTGCGCTATTTCCCTATCTGGAGCCCGAGTCGCTGGATCATATACATGGACTCATGCGGAAATTTGCTCATCTGGCCGAGTTCGCGATCCTGGCAGGATTGGTCGCGCGGGCGCTGGCGCGGCCCGAGCGATCTTCCGCGGCTCTGGGTTGGCAGACAATCGCGATTTGCGTGCTTTGGGCCGGACTGGACGAGTATCACCAAAGTTTCGTGCCGACGCGAGTCGGAGCGGCTCAGGATGTTCTCCTCGATACCACGGGCGCGGGGTTCGGCTATCTTCTGTATCGATGGCGCCGAGTTAGTTCGGGTCGACGATCGCGAGCTTGA
- a CDS encoding thioredoxin domain-containing protein, translating to MGKTRPNTDVSDSTPSTGMLPVAAIVLSILGIALGVTGLYIHQEIASSQGAYSSFCDVNQEMSCDAVLGSTHATFLGTPVASWGILGWLMALGLSVWTFAAKGRERVARATYLLALSGVILAISLYYLVVSTVLIGVLCPICLSLDATALALFAVAAWQVRLLQPGAPKSWQPKPILGGAAVGALLAIGVLVASQEEPPAALDAAASGSEIRREDPRFYVYYTSQPVMEHPLPAGVSAGTADISVVEFSDFQCPHCRRSFFDLEQAIAASDLNIEVHHRNFPLHPDCNPAVKGTAHDMACDAAFASWCAHEVGKGHEFDRALFANQKTLSPQSIPAIGKSLGMNVEDLESCVDSPAARDAIQVDLAAGNALGIASTPTIFINGRMLKGGITPQQFLYAFAIEQDLQASGNRSN from the coding sequence ATGGGAAAAACGCGGCCGAATACCGATGTGTCAGACTCGACGCCTTCAACGGGCATGCTTCCTGTTGCTGCTATTGTTTTATCGATCCTGGGCATCGCTCTGGGTGTTACCGGTCTCTACATCCATCAGGAGATCGCGTCGAGTCAGGGCGCGTATTCAAGTTTTTGTGATGTGAATCAGGAGATGTCCTGTGATGCCGTGCTGGGAAGTACTCACGCGACGTTTCTGGGGACACCGGTCGCTAGCTGGGGCATTTTGGGATGGCTGATGGCGCTTGGCCTGTCCGTCTGGACATTCGCGGCCAAGGGACGCGAGCGAGTCGCTCGGGCAACCTATCTGCTGGCTCTCAGCGGCGTTATCTTGGCAATTTCTCTTTACTATCTCGTGGTTTCGACCGTCCTCATCGGTGTCTTGTGTCCGATATGCCTGTCGCTCGACGCAACGGCTCTTGCGCTTTTTGCCGTGGCCGCGTGGCAGGTTAGGCTGTTGCAACCGGGTGCGCCCAAAAGCTGGCAGCCCAAGCCGATTCTCGGGGGCGCCGCAGTCGGAGCTCTCCTCGCGATCGGGGTGCTTGTTGCCTCGCAGGAAGAGCCACCGGCCGCTCTCGACGCCGCGGCGTCAGGATCCGAGATCCGTCGCGAAGACCCTCGATTCTATGTGTATTATACCTCGCAGCCAGTAATGGAGCATCCACTGCCGGCGGGGGTCTCGGCTGGAACGGCGGATATCTCCGTTGTCGAGTTCTCTGATTTCCAATGCCCTCACTGCCGACGATCCTTCTTTGATCTGGAGCAGGCGATCGCTGCGAGTGATCTGAATATCGAGGTTCACCACCGCAATTTCCCCCTGCACCCCGACTGTAACCCGGCGGTCAAGGGAACTGCTCACGACATGGCATGCGATGCGGCATTTGCTTCGTGGTGTGCCCATGAGGTCGGCAAGGGACATGAATTTGATCGAGCCCTTTTTGCCAACCAGAAAACTCTTTCGCCACAATCCATCCCCGCGATCGGCAAGAGTCTCGGCATGAACGTGGAAGATCTGGAGAGTTGCGTGGATTCGCCTGCGGCTCGAGATGCTATCCAGGTCGACCTCGCGGCAGGGAACGCCCTCGGAATTGCGTCGACCCCGACGATCTTTATCAATGGTCGGATGTTGAAAGGCGGAATTACACCCCAACAATTCCTCTACGCTTTCGCGATCGAGCAAGACCTGCAGGCGAGTGGCAACCGCTCGAACTGA